In Halichondria panicea chromosome 5, odHalPani1.1, whole genome shotgun sequence, the genomic stretch AAATAGTTACCAGTTATTGGCTTACTGcatgcatctgttgcatcaaCCATCGGAAGcctgcagtgcatgtacataattaatataggAGTACATAAAGTTGAATGGgtttcaacataattatgtaaacaaGTTTTGAatactgtatagtgggtaattttagCCGTCTGAGTAAAATTTGTTGTTTTGTTGGTCAAGCGACCTCGCCGAAAATTTCCCTCACGAAAACctaggtgtggtttactggaacgcatgcaatacAGTTCACGTAATGCAGCAAATGAATAGTTTACTCACGATAATCATGTAGTCAAGTTTTTTAGGTTAAGGTAACACATTttgaaattacccgctatatacaaTTACTTTTATGAATGCAATCACCTTCTCCATATCCTATCCTTTTAACTGCTGAGCACATAAAAACTTTAACCCGTCCAACTTCTTTTGCAGTCTCTATATCCAATTTCTGTACGTAGATTAATCACTATTaagcaagcataattatgctataagTTTAACCTGGTCAAGAGGTATTCCGAGGGCAGTATTAAGTTCTTCTTCAGACACTGCTCTAGGTAGATCAATTTTGTTACCCAACACTAAGACAGGGAAGTTTGTGTCTGCAAGTATATTCTGTATAGATTATACAGATAAATCGATATGAGTGTACAGAAATATAGTGCAATATGTCAGTATGCCATCAGCTAATAAACATTCTGAGCAAACCGATACCATGCATTTTCAATTCATGGCAATAAGCGTGCGTAGAGGGATACAGACTCCTGAAAAAAGCAACGTTGACTTGTGATGTGATCTACTGACATCAACTTACATGCAACTCTTTCTTAGCTTCCTCCAGCCTCTCCTTGTCTGCAGCATCCACCATAAATACCGCTGCATCCACAACAGCACAGTAATCTTGCAAAAAAAGTCTCGGTCTTCTATTGCAGCCTCCTTGACACAGCAATCTTATGCGCACTCCATCTATTTTTATTTCTTCCattgctgtaataattaatgcaggccaacaataaaataattaacTGTAAGTATTATTATGACTCTCTCACGAGCTGGATCATGGCTCATCATGGCATCCGGACAAGTTAGAATATGAAACGAAACTCTCTTTCCAGAGTTGTCCAATCCAAGAAGAATAACCGTTTTCGGCTTGCTCCATAATCCTGGAGTCAAAACAGAGTGTAATAATTACATGACTATATgtaaatgcacatgcatgcacagtcatgACGTTTCAGGTGCTGCTGTCTCATACACATCCAATCTCACGTACTTTAGAATCTAACGTTTTCATTCCAGCTATAAATAttcatgtgtgtgttgtcagtGCATGCAAGGGGAGTAGTCTGGTATAGGAAGTTGCCTCATCAAACCCTTTTCTTGCGTTGGGATAAATGAGGTTCATTTGTAACGTAGCTATTATGTTCGTTATAAGGCCACTCCATGTGATTCTGGTTTCTGGTCATGCAGGAAGTGTCACTAATTGCATGTGGGCGGGAGGCTTTTGTCATTATTGTATTGTTTCACCCTATGAATTTGCCAATTAACTCATTAACACACTATATTTTGTGCCATACGTACTATTGTgcgcatgcataattatagtagaaataatgagagaATTCAAGAaaagtaaataattatgatgcacgcggtataaattatagcccagaaaccagagtgtcacttggaatGGCCTATAATTACAGCACTCAAAaatttatctataattatgggcaaaATATTAAGTGTGCGGtcatcaaggcagtaattgcacgtcgttaatgacgacgtgcaattactgatatgCGATtataatcactgtacgaatcacagtgaataataggacaacatgcgattataGAAAGCCAGCCGGTATAGTACCGTAAATTAACTTGTAACCATCATTTCCACCAACGCTAGCCTTACTAGATAACTCTTGCTAGGTTTGTACCTCCCGCAATCAGCTGTTATAGTATTAGCAGGCGAAACCGCGAAAGTGGAATAGACAACACACCTAGATATTCCATCATGTAGGTGATCCAATCAACAATGAATGACATCTCGAGATCACTCAGCACTACAACAGTGAGGTCTTGGAATTAGTGACTGTCCCTCAATCAGTTCACTCtaaatgtacacacatgtatcatCCTATACCACATGACATACTAGCATCACTTGTAATTACCTGCATggcttattaatttttgctggcACAGCACAATGATGATGTGTCAAATATGACAAGCTGTTGCAAACCAAACCTGGCCATGATCGACATTGTTGAGCGATTCCAGCTACCAACTATGTATGAACCAAAATCAAGTTGCAAATCATTTTTCGTTTACGATGACATTGTGCACTATCAAGCTTATAACCCATACTATGGTACTGTAGTTGTGTAAGTACAGTGCTGCCATAATTTAAGCGCTATCGGCTGTGATCAATATTTCCTAGAACTTATATACAAAAAAGGTGTTTGCGATACCAAAGGCAGtttacattattattacacaCATGCTGGTAGCGGAATGAATGGGGGGAAGCCACTCACATGCAAAAGTTACACTAAAAAGGAGCTTGAGTTAGTTGCAACCCTACttagatctttaccaaattaatgtacagtgAACAACACAACGGAATAAATAACAATTATGCTCACACGAAACACATCAGTTCCAAAAAATATTGAGCAATACAACTGCAATTTGTATGTAGCCAtgcctaaattatggtgggaCAATACAATAAAAACATTAGTCCTACAAGTATTGAGCCAGCCAGCGGAAACCTGTACAGGGCAAGAGAAAGTGTGTGAGCTAGCGCTATTAAaaaatagctgtacattaGAAAGAAAAAACACATGTGCATTTCCTGAAATATAAACGATAGCTTAATGTGGAAGAAAAATTCAACTATACTAATTAATGCTGAcaattataatcatgatgcAATGTAATGCATCATGTATTTGTCTCCATAGTTACTGACCTTCTCCATAGCCCTGTCTTTTGAGTACTGAACACATAAACACCTCCACAGGTCTTCTCTGAAGGTCTTGCCGTGACACTGTTCCCTACAACAAGGAAAGGTATTGCAGACTGGTAAAATTAAGAATTTAAGACTGTCTACATACAGCATAAATCATTATTAATAGCAGCTATAACAAAATTCACGTAATCTCTCGAGTCACACATTATTGGGGTTCACACAAgcatacctgtacatgtatgtatgcattactgcatgtacttcaATGGTACATACCTTTCCAGTTGTCTGTCCAACCAATCCAAAGACTTGTTTTAGATCATCTTCAGAGATAGCTCCTGGTCTATCAATCTTGTTGCCTAGTACCAGCACAGGCGACTCAGCAACTTGATCATCTGACAGTATGCTCTACAAGGAGGTAATAATTACCTAactctaaccctaaccctaacctaaCTAAACTATTGTTGTTACATATCGTACAAgtatacagcatgcatgcttatCTAGGTTTGGCGATGGTGgctggtgtacatgcatgtgcatatgatCTGAGTTCTTATGATAGGAAACTCGAGCAAACCATATACTAGTACAAAGGGTAGCTATAGGTACTGCCTAGAGAGTTACACGTAGACAATGAATTTATTACAATACACTCATAAACTTACATCTAATTCTTCTTTGGACTCTAAAAATCTGTCTCTATCAAAAGCATCAATGATGTACACAATTGCATCGACAGCTGGAAAGTAGTCTTTCCATACTCGTCTGGCAGTCATGTGACCACCTAGGTCAACGGTGGTGAAACTAATGCCTCCTATAGATAGTTCCTCTTTTGCTGTAGGGACACAAAATGCTCAATAACTGTAAGCAGATAGGAAGGAAAACATTCCAATAGTGATATAAAGACTTGGAAGTGCACAGTATAAACCAGATATGCCCACACAGTAATTTCCACTCCTGACTTACATGTTAGGAATGTTGTACAATGACAATAAAGAGTGCACTTCTAAGGAAACATGTTGGTCCCTTACTTGCATACAGTGTAGGGTTGTGTTGGCCCATTCTATCATCTCTGAGCATGTGGAGTAGTGTTGTCTTGCCAGCATTGTCCAGACCAAGAAACACAAGCTTACCACTCTTTTTCCACAAtcctacaatgtacacatgatgtataataaataattatcacacaaaataactataattatttgcattaATCAATATTGCATGgtgctaattataattatgtgcgtaAACATTAACATTATGTGTACATGACAataatacgtataattatagacatgaATTTAATGGGGTGGAGCTTATCATTTCGGAATCTAGGTGGGGCTAGGGAAGCACTACAAGACATTAAATAGAGCTACTGTCACATCATCATTGCCTCTGCAACATCTACACACTAGACATctacacacattatacatACTGACACACTCCTCTGTCCTCACCAAGGTATTGGAGTGCACCAGAGAACCAGTCCCACAGAAACGACATTGTGAAAACAGGAAATCTGCACAGGGATGTACAGCTTAATAATAACCTAACTATGGGTTGGAGTAAAGTGGTGagacaataacaataacaattattggctgagctacatgtagactctatCTCAACAAAGTTAGTTGTTATCTCTAGCCTAGAGATAGCAATCTAGTAAAATAGACCCTATTCACTCACCTTTTATTTTATAATTGTAACAGCTCGTTCAACTTGCAACTCTTTCTTCACACAGAAGCGTTGTTTTGAACACACAATATTGACAACCATGTGGGTTGTGACGTCACTTGGCAGACGTTGTGAATTCATGTGACTATCATGAGAATTATAAAACTGCCATTGTTGATTTTTCTCTGCtcacatgactatcacatGGACCCAGCCGGCCCCACATGTTCTGTGGTGGAACAGAGGTCCTGTGCATGTAGTAAATGCAACCCTTTATGGCATTCTAGAACTGAGCTAGCATCATCATTGCAAGGTAAGAACATGTAAATTTATTTTGTTACGTGTGATGTTTGATTTATGCAGATGTCGAAGAGAACATATCCATCTCAGCCAAACTATGCTCAACCCTCATTGGCCCCTGGTCAAGGCTCTCAAATGACACCAGGATATGGCCATCAGCCCCATACAGATAGTCGACCAGTGAATACTGGTTCAGTTGGTGGAGTCATGACTGGAATGCAGCAAATGACAGTTCGGCCACCaggtataataaatatataccGCTATAAATATACGACATTTGGACATTTAAATTACTTCGCAACGTTTGTTGAAAACTTGTTCAGCTAAATTTCGTCTGTTGATACAGTGTGAATTTAGAGATGTGTAATAATCAATGTCACCTTGTTCTtcgatattaattttgttagtGTTTCCTTAAAGGAAGATCGATTGACCAACGATACTATTACGTGAGGGAACGCTCTTAGTGTATTTGCTTTTTAAGTGTGGTTGGCCTGCTCGTCCCAGAGCTATATACATTTAAACGTAATGCAGGAAACCTTCAGTAAAAGAAGTGAGGTCCTGTGTTAGCAATGCTTGGTGAAAACTCAGTCTCGTTcgtacagtacagtgtgaAAATGGTTCTTTATTGAGAGTTTAGTAGATGTGTATTTATCAATGAAATTTGGTTGTGGCCTCAATAGCTCAATGCCACCTGGTTGTTTTCATTGAGTGCTTTGACCTCCCCAGGAACTGCCCCAGTGTCACAAGTACAGTATCCTTTACCTCATGCTCCCTCAGGCAATTTTTCTACACCCGGACAGCCTGTTGGCAACTATCCGATAAACAGTAGGCCCCCTGCCCCTGGACAACCTGTAGTTACTGCACCCACATACCAAGGGCCTACACCTCAGATGAATGCAACCAATCCAGCTATATCTCAACCCCCTCCTAAACCTGGTCAACCATACCATCCAACAACTAATACGAGACAACCACTTGTGCAAGGACCACCACCGACGGGAATGCAACCACTTACTGGAACTGGAATACCTCCTACTGGACCGAGACAACCATCGAATATGATGAGAGGACCATCACCTGGTGCAGGAATATCATCATCTGGAAGAATGAGTACACCTTCAACTGGAATGGGACAACCTATTTCTCAACCTATCTCAGTAGGGACTGCATCTCACATGGGATCTCGGACTTCATCGACTGTGACTGGAATTCCTACTGGAATGGGATTACCTACAGGCAACAATACAGGAGCACCTTCGTTTGTTAGCATGGCAACGCCACTTTCTGCAATGACTGCAATGAGACCTCCACCACCCACTGGAATCGCATCACTTTCCGAAATGAGGCCACCACC encodes the following:
- the LOC135336065 gene encoding uncharacterized protein LOC135336065, which translates into the protein MSFIVDWITYMMEYLGLWSKPKTVILLGLDNSGKRVSFHILTCPDAMMSHDPAPMEEIKIDGVRIRLLCQGGCNRRPRLFLQDYCAVVDAAVFMVDAADKERLEEAKKELHNILADTNFPVLVLGNKIDLPRAVSEEELNTALGIPLDQKLDIETAKEVGRVKVFMCSAVKRIGYGEGFRWLMQQMHAVSQ
- the LOC135336063 gene encoding GTP-binding protein SAR1b-like; this translates as MSFLWDWFSGALQYLGLWKKSGKLVFLGLDNAGKTTLLHMLRDDRMGQHNPTLYATKEELSIGGISFTTVDLGGHMTARRVWKDYFPAVDAIVYIIDAFDRDRFLESKEELDSILSDDQVAESPVLVLGNKIDRPGAISEDDLKQVFGLVGQTTGKGTVSRQDLQRRPVEVFMCSVLKRQGYGEGFRWLAQYL